A single genomic interval of Brevibacillus brevis harbors:
- a CDS encoding RrF2 family transcriptional regulator: MNSEFTIAVHSLALLAHIPEHMASSELIAKNVCTNPARIRKIMSILRKNGFVKTKEGIGGGYILACDPNEVTLAEIYRSISNGTLKPHWCSGDPQEACQVSANMHGVMDQIFTEAEMYFTKYLEQITIQTVLDKVRQGCQENSQQ, translated from the coding sequence GTGAATAGTGAATTTACCATAGCTGTTCACAGCTTGGCGTTGTTGGCTCATATCCCAGAGCATATGGCAAGCAGTGAGCTCATCGCAAAAAATGTATGTACGAATCCTGCCAGAATTCGCAAAATCATGAGCATTCTACGTAAGAACGGATTTGTGAAGACCAAAGAGGGAATTGGCGGCGGTTATATACTCGCGTGCGACCCGAATGAGGTCACCTTGGCTGAGATATATCGTTCGATCTCGAACGGTACGCTGAAGCCGCACTGGTGTTCGGGAGATCCGCAAGAAGCGTGTCAGGTTTCTGCGAATATGCATGGAGTCATGGATCAGATTTTTACCGAAGCAGAGATGTACTTCACGAAGTATTTGGAACAAATCACGATCCAGACCGTATTAGATAAAGTTCGTCAAGGATGTCAGGAGAATTCGCAACAGTAA
- a CDS encoding IDEAL domain-containing protein, with the protein MNRDELLEVGEWILGKTKFGELVQGFVETDDSLRGTAKVYVVHCDNEETIGKQVVIPRQWMERIPVGSFDDEEHMHDLIDLALATKDREWFMDLTAKASTMKQTSGKEARKTRSSSIRNRLGTSAIWEQ; encoded by the coding sequence ATGAATCGAGATGAGTTATTGGAAGTCGGAGAATGGATATTGGGCAAAACCAAATTCGGCGAATTAGTTCAAGGCTTCGTCGAAACAGATGATTCATTGCGAGGTACCGCGAAAGTTTATGTGGTTCATTGCGACAACGAAGAGACGATCGGCAAGCAGGTGGTGATTCCAAGACAGTGGATGGAACGCATTCCGGTAGGTTCTTTTGATGATGAAGAGCACATGCATGATCTAATCGACCTCGCCCTCGCAACCAAAGATAGAGAGTGGTTTATGGACCTGACTGCCAAGGCAAGCACCATGAAACAGACGTCAGGGAAAGAAGCCCGCAAAACAAGAAGCTCTTCCATTCGCAATCGCTTGGGAACTTCTGCTATTTGGGAGCAATAA
- the nadR gene encoding multifunctional transcriptional regulator/nicotinamide-nucleotide adenylyltransferase/ribosylnicotinamide kinase NadR — MGGVGFIGGKFLPLHQGHVYAITQAACRCDELYVVLSHSPTRDRKLCEEAGIKAIPYEVRLRWLSTLVKDMENVRVLAVEDHADSDESYDWEAGAVDIKRKIGKKIDLVFSSESTYDPIFRRLYPEAAHIILDESRSQVPISATQIRQEGVYTHWQHIPAVVQPYFVKKVVVVGTESCGKSTLTRYLAKIYNTVFVEEYGRTICEEVGGCDTILTPEYFPHIAYGHKMKEYEALQKANKLLFIDTEAIVTQFYSELYTGQTFPVLDQVAEEQAYDLWLFMEPDVAWVDDGLRVHGEEPVRLHNHEKLRQMLDERGITYVTLRGNYAERLQRAMQHVDQLLKTTSQRAGIGLD; from the coding sequence ATGGGGGGCGTAGGCTTCATTGGTGGAAAATTTTTGCCACTGCATCAGGGACATGTATACGCAATTACACAGGCGGCCTGCCGCTGTGACGAGCTGTACGTCGTTCTCTCGCACAGCCCGACTCGCGACCGAAAACTGTGTGAAGAGGCAGGGATCAAGGCCATTCCCTATGAAGTGCGCTTGAGATGGCTGTCCACACTGGTCAAGGACATGGAAAATGTCCGCGTACTGGCAGTCGAGGATCATGCGGATAGCGACGAGAGCTACGATTGGGAGGCAGGAGCAGTGGACATCAAGCGCAAGATCGGGAAAAAAATCGATCTGGTTTTCAGCTCCGAGTCCACCTATGATCCGATTTTTCGCCGTTTGTACCCGGAGGCAGCGCACATCATACTCGATGAATCGCGCAGCCAAGTGCCGATTTCCGCTACCCAAATTCGCCAAGAAGGGGTCTACACCCATTGGCAGCACATCCCTGCTGTTGTTCAGCCCTATTTCGTCAAAAAGGTAGTAGTGGTAGGAACAGAGAGCTGCGGGAAATCGACCTTGACCCGTTATCTTGCGAAAATCTACAACACCGTGTTTGTCGAGGAGTATGGGCGCACCATCTGCGAAGAGGTCGGGGGCTGCGATACGATTTTGACACCGGAGTATTTCCCGCATATCGCGTATGGACACAAAATGAAAGAGTACGAAGCGCTCCAGAAAGCCAACAAGCTCTTGTTCATCGATACCGAAGCGATTGTCACCCAGTTTTACTCTGAACTGTACACCGGGCAAACCTTCCCTGTCCTGGACCAGGTTGCCGAAGAGCAAGCGTATGATTTGTGGCTGTTCATGGAGCCAGATGTCGCGTGGGTGGATGATGGACTGCGTGTGCACGGAGAGGAGCCAGTACGCCTACACAATCATGAAAAGCTGCGTCAGATGCTGGATGAGCGTGGAATAACCTACGTGACACTGCGAGGAAATTATGCCGAGAGACTGCAAAGAGCTATGCAGCATGTCGATCAACTGTTGAAGACGACTTCTCAACGAGCTGGAATTGGGCTAGACTGA
- a CDS encoding NUDIX hydrolase, with translation MKDKSHVNKRGQTELEYLEAYDVSQFERPSVTVDMLVFTVMDELEENYRKLSPKSLKILLVKRGEHPYIGQWALPGGFVAPGESLEEAARRELRTETNVDDIYLEQLYTWGDAGRDPRTWVISTSYMALVDSSSLQLQAGDDADEAEWYRIEDRWVKETKTATIDGSITEKWLELRLVHESEELSATIKITKTVTGRTIRETREIVETNNIAFDHAKIIQYALERLRNKIEYTDIAFALMPELFTLSDLQQVYEVILGRELLAAAFRRKVADKVLETNQYRKHAGHRPSKYFRFNPEWMDQA, from the coding sequence ATGAAAGATAAATCACATGTAAATAAACGAGGTCAAACCGAACTGGAGTACTTGGAGGCTTATGATGTCAGCCAATTCGAGCGACCGTCTGTGACAGTCGATATGCTGGTATTCACCGTGATGGATGAGCTGGAGGAGAATTACCGCAAGCTCTCGCCCAAGTCGTTGAAAATATTGCTCGTGAAGCGTGGGGAGCATCCCTATATCGGCCAATGGGCGTTGCCAGGCGGATTTGTTGCACCTGGGGAGAGTCTCGAGGAGGCAGCCAGACGCGAGCTGCGTACAGAAACAAACGTAGACGACATTTACTTGGAGCAGCTCTACACCTGGGGTGATGCGGGCAGAGATCCTCGGACATGGGTCATCAGCACATCGTACATGGCCTTGGTAGACAGCTCGTCTTTACAGCTACAAGCAGGGGATGATGCAGATGAAGCGGAGTGGTACCGCATCGAGGACAGGTGGGTGAAAGAAACGAAGACGGCGACTATTGACGGCTCCATTACTGAAAAATGGCTGGAGCTGCGCCTTGTACATGAGAGCGAAGAGCTGTCTGCCACCATTAAGATCACCAAAACAGTAACGGGTCGCACGATACGTGAGACACGCGAAATTGTAGAGACGAACAACATCGCTTTCGATCATGCCAAAATCATTCAATACGCACTGGAACGATTGCGTAACAAGATTGAATACACGGACATCGCCTTTGCCTTAATGCCGGAGCTGTTCACGCTAAGCGATCTGCAACAGGTGTACGAAGTGATTTTGGGACGTGAGCTGTTGGCTGCGGCATTTCGCAGGAAGGTAGCCGACAAAGTGCTGGAAACGAATCAATATCGAAAACATGCCGGGCACCGACCATCCAAGTACTTCCGATTTAACCCGGAATGGATGGATCAGGCGTAG
- the pnuC gene encoding nicotinamide riboside transporter PnuC — MNAKSTRFLADWNWFEKIWLISFTLVTLYLYFALDDTFIGLIASLTGMLSVVLVAKGKTWSYYPGIINVVLYAFVAYGQKYYGEVMLNLLYFLPMQFIGLYLWRKNRVSEVKQNDVMITVLSNRARIWWTILSVIATVAYGFVLKQMGGALPFVDSLTAVLSVIAMLFMVKRLVEQWVVWIIIDLFTIYMWLVAFLKDGSDISMLVMWSAYLVNAIYGLMNWVRQYRKQREEQTWGA, encoded by the coding sequence ATGAATGCGAAAAGCACCCGCTTTTTAGCAGACTGGAATTGGTTTGAAAAAATTTGGCTTATTTCGTTTACACTCGTTACCCTCTATTTGTATTTCGCATTGGATGATACATTCATCGGCTTGATCGCCTCCTTGACAGGGATGCTGAGTGTCGTGCTCGTCGCCAAAGGCAAGACGTGGAGCTATTACCCGGGTATCATCAATGTGGTTTTGTACGCGTTCGTCGCCTATGGGCAAAAGTACTATGGCGAAGTGATGCTGAATCTTCTCTATTTTTTGCCGATGCAATTCATTGGACTCTACCTGTGGCGTAAAAACCGCGTGTCCGAAGTGAAACAAAATGATGTCATGATTACCGTTTTGTCCAATCGAGCACGCATCTGGTGGACAATCTTGAGCGTCATTGCAACCGTCGCCTACGGATTTGTATTAAAGCAAATGGGCGGGGCCTTGCCTTTTGTCGATTCCTTGACGGCTGTGCTCTCCGTCATCGCGATGCTTTTCATGGTGAAGCGTTTGGTCGAACAGTGGGTGGTCTGGATCATCATTGATTTGTTCACGATCTACATGTGGCTGGTGGCGTTTTTGAAGGACGGAAGCGATATCTCGATGCTGGTCATGTGGTCCGCTTATTTGGTGAATGCCATCTACGGCTTGATGAACTGGGTAAGACAGTATCGCAAGCAAAGGGAGGAGCAGACATGGGGGGCGTAG
- a CDS encoding DUF1802 family protein gives MQSIVQPLSPLSLKEWAVAVKALGEGEQIITIRKGGLYEETREFRLENNQFYLYPTYEHQKRDMVKADYQHLLDATLEGWTMDKKSVTIEYFAEVTDDVELMDDAKLRALSPFHIWTDNFADVRLHWKKKQPLHILFVRMYRLEQPIEIPIDAAYQGCKSWHDLLVDIPRAAFTPVLSDEEFAAKKAAIMTILQS, from the coding sequence ATGCAGTCGATCGTACAGCCGCTATCCCCCCTTAGCTTGAAGGAATGGGCAGTCGCCGTCAAAGCACTTGGAGAAGGTGAGCAGATCATCACGATCCGCAAGGGTGGATTATACGAAGAAACACGAGAATTCCGCTTGGAAAACAATCAATTTTATTTGTATCCGACCTATGAGCACCAGAAGCGCGACATGGTAAAGGCAGACTACCAACACCTGTTGGACGCGACCCTCGAAGGCTGGACAATGGACAAGAAGAGCGTGACGATTGAATACTTTGCCGAAGTAACCGATGATGTTGAACTGATGGACGATGCCAAGCTGCGTGCGCTTTCGCCCTTCCACATCTGGACGGATAATTTCGCAGATGTGCGCTTGCATTGGAAGAAAAAACAGCCGCTGCACATTTTGTTCGTGCGGATGTATCGATTAGAGCAGCCGATAGAAATCCCGATTGACGCTGCTTATCAAGGCTGCAAATCTTGGCATGATCTATTGGTGGATATTCCGCGAGCTGCGTTTACCCCTGTGCTTTCCGACGAGGAGTTCGCAGCGAAAAAAGCTGCGATCATGACCATTCTGCAAAGCTAA
- a CDS encoding GNAT family N-acetyltransferase has translation MQMISTSELDKNVITEFFIKHWGSPQMVISSGVFQCDALDGYAVKGEDGAINGFISYVLEDQECEIISLDSVIENKGIGTALLCQVEQTAKEKGCHRMKLVTTNDNLHAIGFYQKRGYQLHALYINAVDKARQIKPEIPLIADNGIPIRDEILFIKKLF, from the coding sequence ATGCAGATGATTTCAACAAGCGAACTGGACAAAAATGTCATCACAGAATTTTTCATCAAACACTGGGGAAGTCCGCAAATGGTCATCTCCAGTGGCGTCTTCCAATGCGATGCGCTGGACGGCTACGCAGTGAAAGGGGAAGATGGTGCGATCAACGGATTTATTTCCTATGTACTCGAAGATCAGGAATGTGAAATCATTTCCTTGGACAGCGTGATCGAAAACAAAGGAATCGGGACCGCCCTTCTCTGTCAAGTAGAGCAGACCGCCAAAGAAAAAGGCTGCCACCGCATGAAGCTCGTCACCACCAACGATAACCTGCACGCCATTGGCTTTTACCAAAAAAGAGGCTATCAGCTTCACGCGCTGTACATCAATGCCGTGGACAAAGCCCGCCAAATCAAACCAGAAATCCCCCTGATCGCAGACAACGGCATCCCTATCCGCGATGAAATCCTTTTTATAAAAAAACTTTTTTAA
- a CDS encoding thioredoxin family protein: protein MSNVNHNSWFEKGMSFAAYKESMNVNKEELSRVYDQLTFTDEDLAVWKDLSQRNWKGVVLTADWCGDASLCVPVIQRIAEESNIELRFLIRDENLELMDQYLTNGTARAIPIFIFLDQDGYEARVWGPRSPEVQEMITTARAGLPAADAPDFEEKQKELYRSFKQTISTDPAIWRTVIESVKAKLQG from the coding sequence ATGTCTAACGTGAATCATAACAGTTGGTTTGAAAAAGGAATGAGCTTTGCTGCGTACAAAGAAAGCATGAACGTCAACAAAGAAGAGCTGTCCCGCGTATACGATCAGCTCACATTTACTGACGAGGATCTGGCTGTCTGGAAGGACCTCTCCCAGCGCAATTGGAAAGGGGTCGTGCTGACCGCAGACTGGTGTGGGGATGCTTCCTTGTGCGTTCCTGTCATTCAGCGAATTGCCGAGGAAAGCAACATCGAATTACGCTTTCTTATCCGTGACGAAAATCTGGAGCTGATGGATCAATACCTGACCAATGGCACAGCACGTGCGATCCCGATCTTTATTTTCCTCGACCAGGATGGCTACGAGGCAAGAGTTTGGGGACCGCGTTCTCCAGAAGTGCAGGAAATGATTACGACGGCCCGCGCAGGATTGCCTGCTGCTGACGCTCCTGATTTTGAGGAGAAGCAAAAGGAGCTGTACCGCAGCTTCAAGCAGACGATTTCAACAGACCCAGCCATTTGGCGCACGGTGATTGAAAGTGTGAAAGCGAAGCTGCAAGGCTAA
- a CDS encoding TIGR02452 family protein: MNQGHNRSVRVRIAQETLQIIEQGYYVNRAGEKKNITEDLAAAISQSILYRPNDLTANTVPLLSNQAAAAQLRAKVEVTSESSLDAAKRLVVHEKRADTVCLNFASAKNPGGGFLGGSQAQEESLARSSGLYPCIVQMQEMYTYHRQLKTCFYSDYMIYAPRVPVLRDQSDQLLHDPYLLSFITAPAVNAGVIREREPENIAKIGPVMKERIRKILRAAAIHNHRTIILGAYGCGVFRNKAEDVADYFATVLIDEQYAQLFDHIVFAVYDNSARQENLRAFKERFA, encoded by the coding sequence ATGAATCAGGGACACAATCGAAGCGTGCGCGTACGAATCGCGCAAGAGACGCTGCAAATCATAGAGCAGGGCTACTACGTGAACAGAGCGGGAGAAAAGAAGAACATTACGGAGGATCTAGCTGCTGCCATCAGCCAGTCAATCTTGTATCGTCCAAATGATTTGACAGCAAACACAGTGCCATTGCTATCGAATCAAGCAGCGGCTGCACAGTTGCGTGCCAAAGTCGAGGTAACCTCGGAATCCAGTCTGGATGCAGCCAAGCGCCTCGTCGTTCACGAGAAACGAGCAGATACCGTTTGTTTGAATTTTGCTTCCGCCAAAAATCCGGGCGGAGGTTTCCTTGGGGGAAGCCAGGCGCAGGAAGAGAGCTTGGCGCGTTCCTCCGGGCTGTATCCTTGCATCGTGCAGATGCAGGAAATGTACACCTATCATCGTCAGTTGAAAACCTGCTTTTACTCCGATTACATGATCTATGCACCGCGTGTTCCTGTGCTCCGCGACCAAAGCGATCAGCTTTTGCATGATCCATATCTCTTGTCTTTTATTACGGCGCCTGCTGTGAATGCAGGGGTTATTCGTGAGCGAGAGCCTGAAAATATCGCGAAGATTGGCCCTGTCATGAAGGAACGCATTCGAAAAATCTTGCGGGCAGCAGCCATTCATAACCACCGGACGATCATTTTGGGAGCGTACGGCTGCGGAGTATTCCGCAACAAAGCGGAGGACGTAGCAGATTACTTTGCGACTGTTTTGATTGACGAACAGTATGCACAGCTTTTTGACCACATCGTTTTTGCCGTCTATGACAATTCTGCGCGCCAGGAAAACCTGCGAGCGTTCAAGGAGAGATTCGCATGA
- the ytvI gene encoding sporulation integral membrane protein YtvI, which yields MTIRKMIILLLVLAVGLFLLPYSVPFLLALLTAILVEPLVLFLIKRLRMNRMSAVIASFFLFLISFGIVLYWIGTQIVIQGIDLAQRLPAFSQHIFELVESYLMSWETYYESLPAETVSEIQSVFAGLKSWALTSASTVAKGILGVAAIVPGFLISTIIYLVALFLISLDLPKLRAGFMRMFTVSAREKVEVVISQLNRATLGFLRAQIILSLMTFTLSFLGLLILQVKYAAVISLMIVFVDILPILGAGSFLVPWAIYNFLMGNSYLAIGLIVIFLVITVVRRIIEPKVLASNLGISALAALVSLFLGFQVMGFFGLILGPALVIIYEALRKAGFLHFKIDF from the coding sequence ATGACGATACGGAAAATGATCATCCTGCTACTGGTTTTGGCAGTCGGGTTGTTTCTTTTACCTTACTCCGTCCCCTTTTTGCTAGCACTGTTAACAGCAATTCTGGTTGAGCCCCTCGTCTTGTTTCTTATCAAAAGGCTACGAATGAATCGGATGAGTGCGGTAATCGCATCCTTTTTTCTTTTCCTCATTTCTTTTGGGATCGTACTGTACTGGATCGGCACGCAGATCGTGATTCAGGGAATTGATTTGGCTCAGCGATTACCTGCTTTTTCGCAGCATATTTTTGAGTTGGTCGAGTCCTATTTAATGAGCTGGGAAACTTACTATGAATCGCTACCTGCCGAAACCGTCTCGGAAATCCAGAGTGTCTTCGCTGGGCTGAAAAGCTGGGCGCTTACTTCAGCCTCTACGGTTGCCAAAGGCATTCTCGGTGTGGCAGCCATCGTTCCGGGCTTTTTGATCTCGACAATTATTTACTTGGTTGCCTTGTTTTTGATCAGCCTCGATTTGCCGAAGTTGCGTGCTGGGTTCATGAGAATGTTCACGGTGTCTGCTCGTGAAAAGGTCGAGGTGGTTATCTCTCAATTGAACCGTGCCACCCTTGGGTTTTTACGTGCGCAAATCATCTTGAGCCTAATGACGTTCACGCTGTCCTTTTTGGGATTGCTCATTTTGCAGGTCAAATATGCAGCCGTCATTTCGCTCATGATCGTTTTCGTCGATATTCTCCCCATCTTGGGCGCAGGCTCGTTCCTCGTCCCGTGGGCTATTTACAACTTCTTGATGGGCAACTCTTATTTGGCAATCGGCCTGATCGTCATCTTCCTGGTAATTACGGTCGTCCGCCGCATTATTGAGCCCAAGGTACTCGCATCTAATCTGGGAATTAGCGCCCTGGCCGCACTTGTCAGCTTGTTCCTCGGATTTCAGGTGATGGGATTTTTCGGGCTGATACTCGGTCCAGCGCTCGTCATCATTTACGAGGCGCTGCGGAAAGCTGGTTTCTTGCATTTCAAAATAGATTTTTGA
- a CDS encoding quinone oxidoreductase family protein produces the protein MKAILVTELGGPETMKYTEVEMPSMSPTQVLIRVEMTSVNFADIKSRYGKKGAAKLPFIPGLDATGVIEQVGAEVHSLKVGQRVIAFPANGSYAEYIVAEESLTFALPDQISTETAAACPVVSFTSYQLLAKVARIAKGETVLIHAAAGGIGTTAIQLAKLLGAGRVIGTVGNETKAKIALSAGADHVICNDREDFVEKVRALTDGAGADVILDSISGTVSERSLECLAWYGRLVHFGNASGEIGQIKTIDLHASCRSVLGFSFGTTRKFRPHLLQDTAKQVLEYLANGQLDIKIGKHFALEEAASAHALVESRASTGKVLLDVRS, from the coding sequence ATGAAAGCGATCTTGGTAACGGAATTAGGCGGGCCGGAAACGATGAAATATACCGAAGTCGAGATGCCGAGCATGTCACCTACACAGGTCCTGATCCGCGTCGAGATGACCAGTGTCAATTTTGCCGATATCAAATCACGATATGGAAAAAAGGGAGCAGCCAAGCTGCCGTTTATCCCGGGACTTGATGCGACTGGTGTGATTGAACAGGTGGGGGCAGAGGTGCATAGCCTGAAGGTGGGACAACGAGTCATCGCATTTCCGGCCAACGGATCGTACGCCGAATATATCGTGGCGGAAGAGAGCTTGACCTTTGCACTGCCAGATCAAATCAGCACGGAAACAGCAGCGGCTTGCCCAGTCGTGTCATTTACTTCGTACCAGCTATTGGCGAAGGTTGCCCGCATTGCCAAAGGGGAGACCGTACTGATTCACGCTGCGGCAGGCGGAATCGGAACCACGGCCATTCAATTAGCCAAGCTGCTGGGAGCAGGCCGTGTCATTGGCACAGTTGGTAATGAAACAAAGGCGAAAATTGCCTTGTCAGCCGGTGCCGACCATGTCATTTGCAATGATCGCGAAGATTTTGTGGAAAAGGTACGTGCGCTGACGGATGGTGCGGGAGCCGATGTCATTTTGGACTCGATTTCCGGAACGGTGAGCGAGCGTAGTCTCGAGTGCCTCGCTTGGTACGGCCGACTCGTCCATTTTGGCAATGCCAGCGGTGAAATCGGTCAGATCAAGACGATCGATCTGCATGCAAGCTGCCGTTCTGTATTAGGCTTCAGCTTTGGTACGACACGCAAGTTCCGTCCACACTTGTTGCAGGATACAGCCAAGCAAGTCTTGGAGTATTTGGCGAATGGTCAGCTCGACATCAAGATCGGCAAGCATTTTGCATTGGAAGAAGCAGCAAGTGCCCATGCGTTGGTCGAGAGCAGGGCGAGTACGGGAAAAGTACTGCTGGATGTGCGTTCGTAA
- a CDS encoding cation:dicarboxylate symporter family transporter yields the protein MKRFGLAMQIVVGLILGILVGAFFYGNPAVATYLQPIGDIFLRLIKMIVVPIVVATLIVGVAGVGDMKKLGKIGGKTILYFEIVTTIAIIVGLLAANIFQPGVGVDRTVLTKTDIHTYVDTAETTQSHGMVETFVKIVPTNVFDALARGDMLAIIFFSVLFGLGVAAAGEKGRPVLNFFNGVADAMFWVVNTIMRFAPFGVFALIGVTVSKFGLSSLIPLGKLVILVHLAMLFFILVVLGIIARISGVKITSILRVLKDELLLAYSTSSSETVLPKIMEKMEKMGCPKAITSFVIPTGYSFNLDGSTLYQALAALFIAQMYGIHMPISTQITLMLVLMVTSKGIAGVPGVSFVVLLATLGSVGLPVEGLAFIAGVDRLMDMARTVVNVVGNALAAIVISRWEGQFDKKKADDYVQAVKVDPSAA from the coding sequence ATGAAGCGGTTTGGATTAGCGATGCAGATTGTCGTCGGTCTCATTCTGGGTATCCTGGTGGGTGCTTTTTTTTACGGCAACCCGGCAGTGGCGACCTATTTACAGCCTATCGGTGATATTTTTCTCCGATTGATTAAAATGATTGTCGTTCCGATCGTTGTTGCCACGCTTATTGTTGGCGTAGCAGGCGTAGGTGACATGAAAAAGCTGGGCAAAATCGGTGGTAAGACAATTCTGTATTTTGAAATCGTTACCACGATTGCCATTATCGTTGGTCTTTTGGCGGCCAATATCTTTCAACCGGGTGTCGGCGTGGATCGAACAGTCCTTACGAAGACTGATATCCACACGTATGTAGATACTGCCGAAACGACACAAAGTCATGGCATGGTGGAAACATTCGTCAAGATTGTTCCTACCAACGTGTTTGATGCACTGGCTCGTGGCGACATGTTAGCTATTATTTTCTTCTCCGTTCTATTTGGACTTGGTGTAGCAGCTGCCGGAGAAAAAGGAAGGCCTGTTCTCAACTTCTTCAATGGGGTTGCAGACGCGATGTTCTGGGTTGTAAACACAATCATGCGTTTTGCTCCGTTTGGTGTTTTTGCACTGATTGGTGTTACCGTTTCCAAGTTTGGTTTGTCATCGCTCATTCCATTGGGCAAACTGGTTATTTTGGTTCACTTGGCCATGTTGTTCTTCATTTTGGTGGTATTGGGCATCATCGCACGTATCAGCGGAGTCAAAATCACTTCCATTCTGCGTGTACTGAAGGACGAGCTGTTGTTGGCTTACTCCACTTCCAGCTCCGAGACTGTACTGCCTAAAATTATGGAAAAAATGGAGAAGATGGGCTGTCCGAAGGCGATCACGTCCTTTGTTATTCCGACAGGCTACTCCTTCAACCTGGATGGTTCCACACTGTACCAGGCACTGGCTGCTCTGTTTATTGCGCAAATGTATGGTATTCACATGCCAATCAGCACTCAGATTACGCTGATGCTCGTACTGATGGTTACGTCCAAAGGGATCGCTGGTGTACCGGGAGTATCGTTCGTAGTATTGTTGGCTACCCTCGGCTCTGTAGGTCTCCCAGTCGAAGGTCTTGCTTTCATCGCCGGTGTAGACCGTTTGATGGATATGGCTCGTACGGTTGTTAACGTAGTAGGTAATGCGTTGGCAGCAATCGTGATCTCTCGTTGGGAAGGTCAGTTCGACAAAAAGAAAGCAGACGATTATGTTCAGGCTGTTAAAGTCGATCCGAGTGCTGCTTAA
- a CDS encoding MFS transporter: protein MNMNAQENSQRPILFLMINMFIAMLGIGLIIPILPEFLKEFGAGGETAGYLVAAFGVTQFLFSPIAGEWSDKYGRKIMIVMGLVLFTISNLVFALAEQTWVLYLSRLIGGIGAAAMIPSMLAYVADITTEDKRGKGLGMLGAAMSLGFVIGPGIGGFLAELGLRMPFYISAAVGAVATLGSIFFLSESLPKEKQLVARNAKEKQENIFVQLGKSFQSSYFIMLVLVFTMTFGLANFEVIFPLFVDAKFAYTPRDISIIITVGALAGTIVQAALIGKLITRFGEKKLINWTFFLSAVSMVMMLLSGNFWYMLIMTVIFFTLTSIMRPAINTLISKRAGDEQGFVAGMNNAYMSLGNIFGPAVAGTLYGVHLNAPYLFGAIILVLSLFLSQVESRRSVKRAVA from the coding sequence ATGAATATGAATGCACAAGAGAATAGTCAGCGACCGATTCTCTTCCTGATGATTAACATGTTTATCGCCATGCTGGGAATTGGCTTGATTATTCCGATTTTGCCCGAGTTTCTCAAAGAGTTCGGCGCGGGTGGGGAGACGGCTGGATACTTGGTGGCGGCCTTTGGTGTGACCCAATTTCTTTTTTCTCCGATTGCGGGGGAATGGTCGGATAAGTACGGTCGTAAAATCATGATTGTAATGGGACTTGTCCTGTTTACGATCTCCAATCTGGTCTTTGCCTTGGCTGAACAGACTTGGGTGCTCTACCTTTCTCGTCTGATCGGCGGGATCGGGGCAGCAGCGATGATTCCGTCCATGCTGGCGTATGTAGCAGACATTACGACAGAGGATAAACGTGGAAAAGGACTGGGGATGCTCGGAGCTGCCATGTCGCTCGGATTTGTTATCGGGCCTGGTATTGGCGGATTTTTAGCAGAGCTTGGCTTGCGTATGCCGTTCTATATTTCCGCGGCAGTTGGTGCGGTAGCCACACTCGGTTCCATCTTTTTCTTGTCAGAATCACTTCCGAAGGAAAAGCAGCTTGTGGCACGAAACGCCAAAGAGAAGCAGGAAAACATCTTCGTACAACTCGGCAAGTCATTTCAATCGTCCTATTTCATCATGCTGGTGCTGGTCTTTACGATGACGTTTGGCTTGGCGAACTTCGAAGTTATCTTCCCGCTGTTCGTCGATGCGAAGTTCGCGTATACTCCGCGTGATATTTCCATCATTATCACAGTGGGAGCACTTGCTGGTACGATTGTGCAGGCAGCGCTGATCGGCAAGCTCATTACTCGTTTTGGCGAGAAGAAGCTCATTAACTGGACGTTCTTCTTGTCTGCTGTATCGATGGTGATGATGCTCTTGTCCGGTAACTTCTGGTATATGCTGATTATGACGGTTATCTTCTTTACCCTGACGTCGATTATGCGTCCGGCGATCAACACGCTGATCTCCAAGCGAGCAGGGGATGAACAAGGCTTTGTAGCAGGGATGAACAATGCCTATATGAGTCTGGGAAATATTTTTGGCCCAGCAGTGGCAGGTACGCTGTACGGGGTTCATTTGAACGCACCGTATTTGTTCGGCGCGATTATCCTGGTTCTCAGCTTGTTCTTGTCGCAAGTGGAAAGCCGTCGCAGCGTGAAAAGGGCAGTGGCTTAA